One Paroedura picta isolate Pp20150507F chromosome 16, Ppicta_v3.0, whole genome shotgun sequence genomic region harbors:
- the SALL2 gene encoding sal-like protein 2 isoform X3 — protein sequence MSRRKQRNPQQLISDGEGSPGPQDGDTGDESAPFSCPSCHASFKDSLELSAHVESCCPEQSACSSAAAGQDTASSSSSASSSSSAEARPDSPPSMDVEPRALLAEPGQEPAPPPPLPPPPPPPPAAPVPPGHLNIPLILEELRVLQQRQLHQMQMTEQICRQVLLLGSLGQVGSAAPSAEPAAGASLPPKPPLPVFSIKTEPGRTPASGSPEVPKPAFFHLYHPFPGGTRVPKAEQLLAPAFPTTTGLLAAQCLGAARGLEQATSPGLLRPKNGGGGGEASLEEKPGGRHKCRFCGKVFGSDSALQIHLRSHTGERPYKCNICGNRFTTRGNLKVHFHRHREKYPHVQMNPHPVPEHLDYVLTTSGLPYGMSVPPEKAEAGEESGVPPAAPAERKALSATESLTLLSGASPSAAAQALPSFNKLVLMKAVEAKGKGDENTPPEREAEGARLQLGKLVGSLPSWALLANHFKAGTAVGPFPYVLEASPSETSKLQQLVEKIDRQGSSSSGAAPGAIAQAGAGSSSSSLSAASGPNQCVICLRVLSCPRALQLHYGQHGGERPFKCKVCGRAFSTRGNLRAHFVGHKTSSASRAQNSCPICQKKFTNAVSLQQHVRMHLGGQIPNGALLPESPNPEGAAPEEGEKQQPQQQQPPLLQDGELSEEDEEEATDEDSPESGMEKAEGPSSPEQEAPGPAKEGEEMGAAEEAEGGASAASPLGERSPPHLAPEEEEKTEMEVEERGTLPDEEEEEQGKGAAGEGPSEKQQGSQAKEGLTLACGSCKQVFPDRAALRKHALTAHHQVNMASPVWSSNPARHVQRLPFEGPVPVLSGGQVKLQDFLGRDIPAQLVGVGPLSFWNQYTAFLSGGLPAKPAHGSAAPASSSTSSSASNMTIQGLFGSGNMPGKAAPVEAKEKPAAGSLLLLPPPSAPAPEGVPESQGKGEK from the exons ATGTCTCGCCGCAAACAGCGCAACCCGCAGCAGCTCATCTCCGACGGCGAGGGCTCCCCGGGCCCCCAGGACG gagaCACTGGCGACGAATCGGCCCCCTTCTCCTGCCCCTCGTGCCACGCCAGCTTCAAGGATTCCCTGGAGCTCTCTGCCCATGTGGAGTCCTGCTGCCCGGAGCAGTCCGCCTGTTCTTCCGCGGCCGCCGGCCAAGACAccgccagctcttcctcctccgcctcctcctcgtcttccgcGGAAGCCCGTCCCGACAGCCCCCCGAGCATGGATGTGGAACCCAGGGCCTTGTTGGCAGAGCCGGGCCAGGAGCCGGCgccgcccccgcccctccccccgccgcccccgcctccccccgccgcccccgtcccccCGGGACACCTCAACATCCCCCTcatcctggaggagctgcgggtcTTGCAGCAGCGGCAGCTGCACCAAATGCAGATGACGGAACAGATCTGCCGGCAGGTGCTGCTTCTGGGCTCCCTGGGGCAGGTGGGTTCCGCGGCGCCTTCCGCCGAGCCGGCCGCGGGGGCCTCTCTTCCGCCCAAGCCGCCCTTGCCTGTCTTCTCCATCAAGACTGAGCCCGGCAGGACCCCGGCCTCCGGCTCCCCTGAGGTGCCCAAGCCGGCCTTCTTCCACCTGTACCACCCCTTCCCGGGAGGGACCCGGGTCCCCAAAGCCGAGCAGCTCCTGGCTCCcgccttccccaccaccacggGGCTCTTGGCCGCCCAGTGCCTGGGGGCCGCCCGCGGGCTGGAGCAAGCCACGTCGCCGGGGCTCCTGCGGCCAAagaacggcggcggcggcggggaagcCAGCCTGGAGGAGAAGCCGGGGGGGCGACACAAATGCCGTTTCTGTGGCAAGGTTTTCGGCAGCGACAGCGCCCTCCAGATCCACCTGCGCTCGCACACGGGGGAGCGGCCCTACAAGTGCAACATCTGCGGAAACCGCTTCACCACCCGCGGGAACCTCAAGGTGCACTTCCACCGGCACCGTGAGAAGTACCCGCACGTCCAGATGAACCCCCACCCGGTCCCGGAACACCTCGACTACGTCCTCACCACCTCGGGCCTGCCCTACGGCATGTCGGTGCCGCCCGAGAAAGCCGAGGCGGGAGAGGAGAGCGGCGTTCCGCCGGCCGCCCCTGCTGAGCGGAAGGCCCTCAGCGCCACCGAGAGCCTCACGCTGCTTTCCGGGGCCTCCCCGTCGGCCGCCGCCCAGGCCTTGCCCAGCTTCAACAAGCTCGTCCTGATGAAGGCCGTGGAAGCCAAAGGGAAGGGGGACGAGAACACCCCCCCGGAAAGGGAGGCGGAAGGCGCCcggctgcagctggggaagctggTGGGGTCCTTGCCCAGTTGGGCCCTGCTGGCCAATCACTTCAAGGCGGGCACGGCGGTGGGGCCGTTCCCCTACGTCCTGGAGGCCTCGCCCTCCGAGACCTCCAAGCTCCAGCAGCTGGTGGAGAAGATCGACCGCCAGGGGTCCTCCTCTTCGGGCGCCGCCCCTGGGGCCATCGCCCAAGCCGGGGCTGGCTCGTCCTCTTCCTCCCTGTCCGCAGCGTCCGGGCCCAACCAGTGTGTCATCTGCTTGCGCGTCCTGAGCTGCCCCCGGGCTCTGCAGCTCCACTACGGGCAACACGGAGGGGAGAGACCTTTCAAGTGCAAAGTGTGTGGCCGTGCTTTCTCCACCCGGGGCAACCTGCGGGCCCATTTTGTCGGCCACAAGACCAGCTCGGCGTCCCGGGCGCAGAACTCCTGCCCCATCTGCCAGAAGAAGTTCACCAACGCGGTCAGCCTCCAGCAGCACGTCCGCATGCACCTGGGAGGGCAGATCCCCAATGGGGCGCTTCTCCCCGAGTCCCCTAACCCTGAGGGAGctgccccggaggaaggagagaagcagcagccgcagcagcagcagccccccctgCTGCAAGACGGAGAGCTGTCTGAAGAAGACGAGGAAGAAGCCACCGACGAAGACTCCCCAGAAAGCGGGATGGAGAAGGCGGAGGGGCCTTCCAGCCCGGAACAGGAAGCTCCGGGTCCTgccaaggaaggggaggaaatgggAGCAGCAGAAGAGGCCGAGGGAGGAGCCAGCGCTGCCTCCCCGTTGGGGGAAAGGAGCCCTCCTCACCTTGCaccggaggaggaagagaaaactgAAATGGAggtagaggagcggggaaccctgccggatgaggaagaggaggagcaggggaagggggcgGCAGGAGAAGGGCCGTCCgagaagcagcagggcagccaAGCCAAAGAGGGCTTGACCCTGGCATGTGGGAGCTGCAAGCAGGTCTTTCCAGACAGAGCTGCCCTGCGCAAACACGCACTGACTGCTCACCACCAG GTGAACATGGCCAGCCCGGTGTGGAGCAGCAATCCGGCGCGGCATGTACAGCGCCTGCCCTTTGAAGGCCCCGTCCCTGTCCTGTCGGGAGGACAGGTGAAGCTGCAGGACTTCCTGGGGCGTGACATTCCAGCCCAGCTCGTGGGGGTGGGACCCCTCTCTTTCTGGAACCAGTACACGGCCTTCCTCTCCGGAGGCCTCCCAGCCAAGCCGGCCCATGGCTCTGCTGCTCCGGCTTCATCCTCCACCTCTTCGTCCGCTTCCAACATGACCATCCAGGGCCTCTTCGGGTCCGGGAACATGCCGGGGAAGGCAGCCCCTGTGGAGGCCAAGGAGAAACCCGCTGCAGGgtccctgctgctgcttccaccgCCGTCGGCCCCAGCTCCGGAAGGAGTCCCCGAGAgccaagggaagggggagaagtaa
- the SALL2 gene encoding sal-like protein 2 isoform X2 → MSSPRGHEPDEDDEAAGGGGMGEPAGDTGDESAPFSCPSCHASFKDSLELSAHVESCCPEQSACSSAAAGQDTASSSSSASSSSSAEARPDSPPSMDVEPRALLAEPGQEPAPPPPLPPPPPPPPAAPVPPGHLNIPLILEELRVLQQRQLHQMQMTEQICRQVLLLGSLGQVGSAAPSAEPAAGASLPPKPPLPVFSIKTEPGRTPASGSPEVPKPAFFHLYHPFPGGTRVPKAEQLLAPAFPTTTGLLAAQCLGAARGLEQATSPGLLRPKNGGGGGEASLEEKPGGRHKCRFCGKVFGSDSALQIHLRSHTGERPYKCNICGNRFTTRGNLKVHFHRHREKYPHVQMNPHPVPEHLDYVLTTSGLPYGMSVPPEKAEAGEESGVPPAAPAERKALSATESLTLLSGASPSAAAQALPSFNKLVLMKAVEAKGKGDENTPPEREAEGARLQLGKLVGSLPSWALLANHFKAGTAVGPFPYVLEASPSETSKLQQLVEKIDRQGSSSSGAAPGAIAQAGAGSSSSSLSAASGPNQCVICLRVLSCPRALQLHYGQHGGERPFKCKVCGRAFSTRGNLRAHFVGHKTSSASRAQNSCPICQKKFTNAVSLQQHVRMHLGGQIPNGALLPESPNPEGAAPEEGEKQQPQQQQPPLLQDGELSEEDEEEATDEDSPESGMEKAEGPSSPEQEAPGPAKEGEEMGAAEEAEGGASAASPLGERSPPHLAPEEEEKTEMEVEERGTLPDEEEEEQGKGAAGEGPSEKQQGSQAKEGLTLACGSCKQVFPDRAALRKHALTAHHQVNMASPVWSSNPARHVQRLPFEGPVPVLSGGQVKLQDFLGRDIPAQLVGVGPLSFWNQYTAFLSGGLPAKPAHGSAAPASSSTSSSASNMTIQGLFGSGNMPGKAAPVEAKEKPAAGSLLLLPPPSAPAPEGVPESQGKGEK, encoded by the exons ATGAGCAGCCCCCGAGGGCACGAGCCGGACGAGGACGAcgaggcggcgggcggcggcgggatGGGGGAGCCGGCAG gagaCACTGGCGACGAATCGGCCCCCTTCTCCTGCCCCTCGTGCCACGCCAGCTTCAAGGATTCCCTGGAGCTCTCTGCCCATGTGGAGTCCTGCTGCCCGGAGCAGTCCGCCTGTTCTTCCGCGGCCGCCGGCCAAGACAccgccagctcttcctcctccgcctcctcctcgtcttccgcGGAAGCCCGTCCCGACAGCCCCCCGAGCATGGATGTGGAACCCAGGGCCTTGTTGGCAGAGCCGGGCCAGGAGCCGGCgccgcccccgcccctccccccgccgcccccgcctccccccgccgcccccgtcccccCGGGACACCTCAACATCCCCCTcatcctggaggagctgcgggtcTTGCAGCAGCGGCAGCTGCACCAAATGCAGATGACGGAACAGATCTGCCGGCAGGTGCTGCTTCTGGGCTCCCTGGGGCAGGTGGGTTCCGCGGCGCCTTCCGCCGAGCCGGCCGCGGGGGCCTCTCTTCCGCCCAAGCCGCCCTTGCCTGTCTTCTCCATCAAGACTGAGCCCGGCAGGACCCCGGCCTCCGGCTCCCCTGAGGTGCCCAAGCCGGCCTTCTTCCACCTGTACCACCCCTTCCCGGGAGGGACCCGGGTCCCCAAAGCCGAGCAGCTCCTGGCTCCcgccttccccaccaccacggGGCTCTTGGCCGCCCAGTGCCTGGGGGCCGCCCGCGGGCTGGAGCAAGCCACGTCGCCGGGGCTCCTGCGGCCAAagaacggcggcggcggcggggaagcCAGCCTGGAGGAGAAGCCGGGGGGGCGACACAAATGCCGTTTCTGTGGCAAGGTTTTCGGCAGCGACAGCGCCCTCCAGATCCACCTGCGCTCGCACACGGGGGAGCGGCCCTACAAGTGCAACATCTGCGGAAACCGCTTCACCACCCGCGGGAACCTCAAGGTGCACTTCCACCGGCACCGTGAGAAGTACCCGCACGTCCAGATGAACCCCCACCCGGTCCCGGAACACCTCGACTACGTCCTCACCACCTCGGGCCTGCCCTACGGCATGTCGGTGCCGCCCGAGAAAGCCGAGGCGGGAGAGGAGAGCGGCGTTCCGCCGGCCGCCCCTGCTGAGCGGAAGGCCCTCAGCGCCACCGAGAGCCTCACGCTGCTTTCCGGGGCCTCCCCGTCGGCCGCCGCCCAGGCCTTGCCCAGCTTCAACAAGCTCGTCCTGATGAAGGCCGTGGAAGCCAAAGGGAAGGGGGACGAGAACACCCCCCCGGAAAGGGAGGCGGAAGGCGCCcggctgcagctggggaagctggTGGGGTCCTTGCCCAGTTGGGCCCTGCTGGCCAATCACTTCAAGGCGGGCACGGCGGTGGGGCCGTTCCCCTACGTCCTGGAGGCCTCGCCCTCCGAGACCTCCAAGCTCCAGCAGCTGGTGGAGAAGATCGACCGCCAGGGGTCCTCCTCTTCGGGCGCCGCCCCTGGGGCCATCGCCCAAGCCGGGGCTGGCTCGTCCTCTTCCTCCCTGTCCGCAGCGTCCGGGCCCAACCAGTGTGTCATCTGCTTGCGCGTCCTGAGCTGCCCCCGGGCTCTGCAGCTCCACTACGGGCAACACGGAGGGGAGAGACCTTTCAAGTGCAAAGTGTGTGGCCGTGCTTTCTCCACCCGGGGCAACCTGCGGGCCCATTTTGTCGGCCACAAGACCAGCTCGGCGTCCCGGGCGCAGAACTCCTGCCCCATCTGCCAGAAGAAGTTCACCAACGCGGTCAGCCTCCAGCAGCACGTCCGCATGCACCTGGGAGGGCAGATCCCCAATGGGGCGCTTCTCCCCGAGTCCCCTAACCCTGAGGGAGctgccccggaggaaggagagaagcagcagccgcagcagcagcagccccccctgCTGCAAGACGGAGAGCTGTCTGAAGAAGACGAGGAAGAAGCCACCGACGAAGACTCCCCAGAAAGCGGGATGGAGAAGGCGGAGGGGCCTTCCAGCCCGGAACAGGAAGCTCCGGGTCCTgccaaggaaggggaggaaatgggAGCAGCAGAAGAGGCCGAGGGAGGAGCCAGCGCTGCCTCCCCGTTGGGGGAAAGGAGCCCTCCTCACCTTGCaccggaggaggaagagaaaactgAAATGGAggtagaggagcggggaaccctgccggatgaggaagaggaggagcaggggaagggggcgGCAGGAGAAGGGCCGTCCgagaagcagcagggcagccaAGCCAAAGAGGGCTTGACCCTGGCATGTGGGAGCTGCAAGCAGGTCTTTCCAGACAGAGCTGCCCTGCGCAAACACGCACTGACTGCTCACCACCAG GTGAACATGGCCAGCCCGGTGTGGAGCAGCAATCCGGCGCGGCATGTACAGCGCCTGCCCTTTGAAGGCCCCGTCCCTGTCCTGTCGGGAGGACAGGTGAAGCTGCAGGACTTCCTGGGGCGTGACATTCCAGCCCAGCTCGTGGGGGTGGGACCCCTCTCTTTCTGGAACCAGTACACGGCCTTCCTCTCCGGAGGCCTCCCAGCCAAGCCGGCCCATGGCTCTGCTGCTCCGGCTTCATCCTCCACCTCTTCGTCCGCTTCCAACATGACCATCCAGGGCCTCTTCGGGTCCGGGAACATGCCGGGGAAGGCAGCCCCTGTGGAGGCCAAGGAGAAACCCGCTGCAGGgtccctgctgctgcttccaccgCCGTCGGCCCCAGCTCCGGAAGGAGTCCCCGAGAgccaagggaagggggagaagtaa
- the SALL2 gene encoding sal-like protein 2 isoform X1, which translates to MSSPRGHEPDEDDEAAGGGGMGEPAGGSRARPGDTGDESAPFSCPSCHASFKDSLELSAHVESCCPEQSACSSAAAGQDTASSSSSASSSSSAEARPDSPPSMDVEPRALLAEPGQEPAPPPPLPPPPPPPPAAPVPPGHLNIPLILEELRVLQQRQLHQMQMTEQICRQVLLLGSLGQVGSAAPSAEPAAGASLPPKPPLPVFSIKTEPGRTPASGSPEVPKPAFFHLYHPFPGGTRVPKAEQLLAPAFPTTTGLLAAQCLGAARGLEQATSPGLLRPKNGGGGGEASLEEKPGGRHKCRFCGKVFGSDSALQIHLRSHTGERPYKCNICGNRFTTRGNLKVHFHRHREKYPHVQMNPHPVPEHLDYVLTTSGLPYGMSVPPEKAEAGEESGVPPAAPAERKALSATESLTLLSGASPSAAAQALPSFNKLVLMKAVEAKGKGDENTPPEREAEGARLQLGKLVGSLPSWALLANHFKAGTAVGPFPYVLEASPSETSKLQQLVEKIDRQGSSSSGAAPGAIAQAGAGSSSSSLSAASGPNQCVICLRVLSCPRALQLHYGQHGGERPFKCKVCGRAFSTRGNLRAHFVGHKTSSASRAQNSCPICQKKFTNAVSLQQHVRMHLGGQIPNGALLPESPNPEGAAPEEGEKQQPQQQQPPLLQDGELSEEDEEEATDEDSPESGMEKAEGPSSPEQEAPGPAKEGEEMGAAEEAEGGASAASPLGERSPPHLAPEEEEKTEMEVEERGTLPDEEEEEQGKGAAGEGPSEKQQGSQAKEGLTLACGSCKQVFPDRAALRKHALTAHHQVNMASPVWSSNPARHVQRLPFEGPVPVLSGGQVKLQDFLGRDIPAQLVGVGPLSFWNQYTAFLSGGLPAKPAHGSAAPASSSTSSSASNMTIQGLFGSGNMPGKAAPVEAKEKPAAGSLLLLPPPSAPAPEGVPESQGKGEK; encoded by the exons ATGAGCAGCCCCCGAGGGCACGAGCCGGACGAGGACGAcgaggcggcgggcggcggcgggatGGGGGAGCCGGCAGGTGGGAGCCGCGCCCGGCCAG gagaCACTGGCGACGAATCGGCCCCCTTCTCCTGCCCCTCGTGCCACGCCAGCTTCAAGGATTCCCTGGAGCTCTCTGCCCATGTGGAGTCCTGCTGCCCGGAGCAGTCCGCCTGTTCTTCCGCGGCCGCCGGCCAAGACAccgccagctcttcctcctccgcctcctcctcgtcttccgcGGAAGCCCGTCCCGACAGCCCCCCGAGCATGGATGTGGAACCCAGGGCCTTGTTGGCAGAGCCGGGCCAGGAGCCGGCgccgcccccgcccctccccccgccgcccccgcctccccccgccgcccccgtcccccCGGGACACCTCAACATCCCCCTcatcctggaggagctgcgggtcTTGCAGCAGCGGCAGCTGCACCAAATGCAGATGACGGAACAGATCTGCCGGCAGGTGCTGCTTCTGGGCTCCCTGGGGCAGGTGGGTTCCGCGGCGCCTTCCGCCGAGCCGGCCGCGGGGGCCTCTCTTCCGCCCAAGCCGCCCTTGCCTGTCTTCTCCATCAAGACTGAGCCCGGCAGGACCCCGGCCTCCGGCTCCCCTGAGGTGCCCAAGCCGGCCTTCTTCCACCTGTACCACCCCTTCCCGGGAGGGACCCGGGTCCCCAAAGCCGAGCAGCTCCTGGCTCCcgccttccccaccaccacggGGCTCTTGGCCGCCCAGTGCCTGGGGGCCGCCCGCGGGCTGGAGCAAGCCACGTCGCCGGGGCTCCTGCGGCCAAagaacggcggcggcggcggggaagcCAGCCTGGAGGAGAAGCCGGGGGGGCGACACAAATGCCGTTTCTGTGGCAAGGTTTTCGGCAGCGACAGCGCCCTCCAGATCCACCTGCGCTCGCACACGGGGGAGCGGCCCTACAAGTGCAACATCTGCGGAAACCGCTTCACCACCCGCGGGAACCTCAAGGTGCACTTCCACCGGCACCGTGAGAAGTACCCGCACGTCCAGATGAACCCCCACCCGGTCCCGGAACACCTCGACTACGTCCTCACCACCTCGGGCCTGCCCTACGGCATGTCGGTGCCGCCCGAGAAAGCCGAGGCGGGAGAGGAGAGCGGCGTTCCGCCGGCCGCCCCTGCTGAGCGGAAGGCCCTCAGCGCCACCGAGAGCCTCACGCTGCTTTCCGGGGCCTCCCCGTCGGCCGCCGCCCAGGCCTTGCCCAGCTTCAACAAGCTCGTCCTGATGAAGGCCGTGGAAGCCAAAGGGAAGGGGGACGAGAACACCCCCCCGGAAAGGGAGGCGGAAGGCGCCcggctgcagctggggaagctggTGGGGTCCTTGCCCAGTTGGGCCCTGCTGGCCAATCACTTCAAGGCGGGCACGGCGGTGGGGCCGTTCCCCTACGTCCTGGAGGCCTCGCCCTCCGAGACCTCCAAGCTCCAGCAGCTGGTGGAGAAGATCGACCGCCAGGGGTCCTCCTCTTCGGGCGCCGCCCCTGGGGCCATCGCCCAAGCCGGGGCTGGCTCGTCCTCTTCCTCCCTGTCCGCAGCGTCCGGGCCCAACCAGTGTGTCATCTGCTTGCGCGTCCTGAGCTGCCCCCGGGCTCTGCAGCTCCACTACGGGCAACACGGAGGGGAGAGACCTTTCAAGTGCAAAGTGTGTGGCCGTGCTTTCTCCACCCGGGGCAACCTGCGGGCCCATTTTGTCGGCCACAAGACCAGCTCGGCGTCCCGGGCGCAGAACTCCTGCCCCATCTGCCAGAAGAAGTTCACCAACGCGGTCAGCCTCCAGCAGCACGTCCGCATGCACCTGGGAGGGCAGATCCCCAATGGGGCGCTTCTCCCCGAGTCCCCTAACCCTGAGGGAGctgccccggaggaaggagagaagcagcagccgcagcagcagcagccccccctgCTGCAAGACGGAGAGCTGTCTGAAGAAGACGAGGAAGAAGCCACCGACGAAGACTCCCCAGAAAGCGGGATGGAGAAGGCGGAGGGGCCTTCCAGCCCGGAACAGGAAGCTCCGGGTCCTgccaaggaaggggaggaaatgggAGCAGCAGAAGAGGCCGAGGGAGGAGCCAGCGCTGCCTCCCCGTTGGGGGAAAGGAGCCCTCCTCACCTTGCaccggaggaggaagagaaaactgAAATGGAggtagaggagcggggaaccctgccggatgaggaagaggaggagcaggggaagggggcgGCAGGAGAAGGGCCGTCCgagaagcagcagggcagccaAGCCAAAGAGGGCTTGACCCTGGCATGTGGGAGCTGCAAGCAGGTCTTTCCAGACAGAGCTGCCCTGCGCAAACACGCACTGACTGCTCACCACCAG GTGAACATGGCCAGCCCGGTGTGGAGCAGCAATCCGGCGCGGCATGTACAGCGCCTGCCCTTTGAAGGCCCCGTCCCTGTCCTGTCGGGAGGACAGGTGAAGCTGCAGGACTTCCTGGGGCGTGACATTCCAGCCCAGCTCGTGGGGGTGGGACCCCTCTCTTTCTGGAACCAGTACACGGCCTTCCTCTCCGGAGGCCTCCCAGCCAAGCCGGCCCATGGCTCTGCTGCTCCGGCTTCATCCTCCACCTCTTCGTCCGCTTCCAACATGACCATCCAGGGCCTCTTCGGGTCCGGGAACATGCCGGGGAAGGCAGCCCCTGTGGAGGCCAAGGAGAAACCCGCTGCAGGgtccctgctgctgcttccaccgCCGTCGGCCCCAGCTCCGGAAGGAGTCCCCGAGAgccaagggaagggggagaagtaa
- the METTL3 gene encoding N(6)-adenosine-methyltransferase catalytic subunit METTL3, protein MSDTWSSIQAHKKQLDSLRERLQRRRKQEPLDLRHPELALSPPFRSDSPVPSSATPSTATEPGDLVTDPELEKKLLHHLSDLGLALPTDALSICHAISTPEAPATQRSVESLLQKFAAQELIEVKRGLLQDDDQPMLVTYADHSKLSAMMGAVAEKKDPAEGRGVKRRAEQEAGLSASAPGAAPSALASSELLKEPPKKSRKQASDLDLEIESLLSQQSTKEQQSKKVSQEILELLNTTTAKEQSIVEKFRSRGRAQVQEFCDYGTKEECMKASDADRPCRKLHFRRIINKHTDESLGDCSFLNTCFHMDTCKYVHYEIDACADPDAPGGRELNAGQELALPQAVGRDPSVDRLFPPQWICCDIRYLDVSILGKFAVVMADPPWDIHMELPYGTLTDDEMRRLNIPMLQDEGFLFLWVTGRAMELGRECLNLWGYERVDEIIWVKTNQLQRIIRTGRTGHWLNHGKEHCLVGVKGNPQGFNRGLDCDVIVAEVRSTSHKPDEIYGMIERLSPGTRKIELFGRPHNVQPNWITLGNQLDGIHLLDPDVVAQFKQRYPDGIISKPKNM, encoded by the exons ATGTCGGACACATGGAGCTCCATCCAGGCTCACAAGAAGCAGCTGGACTCGCTGCGGGAACGGCTGCAGCGGAGGCGGAAGCAGGAGCCTTTGG ATCTCCGACACCCGGAGTTGgcgctttcccctcccttccggAGCGACAGCCCGGTGCCTTCCTCAGCCACGCCCAGCACCGCCACTGAGCCAGGAGACCTGGTGACCGACCCTGAGCTTGAGAAGAAACTTCTTCATCACCTCTCGGACCTGGGGCTAGCACTGCCCACGGACGCCTTGTCCATCTGCCATGCCATCTCCACG CCCGAAGCCCCCGCCACACAGCGGAGCGTGGAGAGCCTCCTGCAGAAGTTTGCCGCCCAAGAGCTCATCGAGGTGAAGCGGGGCCTCTTGCAAGACGACGACCAGCCCATGCTGGTCACTTACGCCGACCACTCCAAGCTTTCCGCCATGATGGGGGCCGTGGCCGAGAAGAAGGACCCGGCGGAAGGCCGAGGGGTGAAGCGGCGGGCGGAGCAGGAGGCCGGGCTCTCCGCCTCGGCGCCCGGGGCGGCCCCCTCGGCCTTGGCGTCTTCAGAGCTGCTCAAGGAGCCCCCCAAGAAATCTCGCAAGCAGGCCTCTGACCTGGACCTGGAGATTGAGAGCCTGCTGAGCCAGCAGTCCACGAAGGAGCAGCAGAGCAAGAAG GTGAGCCAGGAGATCCTGGAGTTGCTCAACACGACCACGGCGAAGGAGCAGTCCATCGTGGAGAAATTCCGCTCGCGGGGCCGCGCCCAGGTGCAGGAGTTCTGCGACTACGGCACCAAGGAAGAGTGCATGAAAGCCAGCGACGCCGACCGCCCCTGCCGCAAGCTGCATTTCCG ccgcaTCATCAACAAGCACACGGACGAGTCGCTGGGTGACTGCTCCTTCCTGAACACCTGCTTCCACATGGACACCTGCAAATACGTGCACTACGAGATCGACGCCTGCGCCGACCCGGACGCCCCCGGCGGGCGGGAGCTCAACGCCGGCCAGGAGCTGGCCCTTCCCCAGGCGGTGGGGCGGGACCCCAGTGTCGACCGCCTCTTCCCTCCACAG TGGATCTGCTGTGACATTCGCTACCTGGACGTCAGCATCTTGGGCAAGTTTGCTGTGGTCATGGCCGACCCGCCCTGGGACATCCACATGGAGCTGCCGTACGGGACGCTCACGGACGACGAGATGAGGCGGCTGAACATCCCGATGCTGCAGGACGAGGGCTTCCTCTTCCTCTGGGTCACGGGCCG GGCCATGGAGCTGGGCCGGGAGTGTCTCAATCTATGGGG GTACGAACGGGTGGATGAGATAATTTGGGTGAAAACCAACCAGCTGCAGCGCATCATCCGGACGGGGCGCACGGGCCACTGGCTGAACCACGGCAAGGAGCACTGCTTG GTCGGGGTGAAAGGGAACCCCCAGGGCTTCAACCGGGGTCTTGACTGCGACGTCATCGTGGCAGAG GTCCGCTCCACCAGCCACAAGCCCGATGAGATCTACGGCATGATCGAGCGCCTCTCACCCGGGACACGCAAGATCGAGCTCTTCGGACGGCCCCACAACGTCCAGCCCAATTG